TACGAATATGGCGATAGAGTATTAGAGATCGGTTCAGTGATCAGCATGTTAATGTGCATTGCAATAATGGCAGTACTATACTACTCCTCACACCCTATCCACATATAAACACAAATAAAATGACTTACGATGTAAGCCTTATTTTTTTATGCGTTTAACAAAAAAGATCATGCCCGGAGCATGATCTTTTGATATTTCAGCATTACTAAACTGTGATAGCGTAATGCGGGAACCGCTACTTTTTCATTTCGATCCTCTTCAGATAGACCAGGCCATCTTCATATGGCTCAGCTTTCAGGATGAAGGAAAATCTGTCCAAGGCGATACAAAGATGAAAATCCCCTTCCGGATGGGATTCGATCTTGGGATCAAAAAAGTGCTTCGCAAAGCCGGCCGTTTTTAAATGTTCTACGATCGCACCAAAATCATTGGGTTCTCCGAGCAGGGCATTCCTGATGTATCGCGCGCATACTGCGTCTTCATCCAGAATGGTTTCATTGGCCGTTCCAGTGCAGACCAGCGAAATATTTTCAGGATTTTTTGATCTTATATATTCGATAATTGCCGCCACATTCACAAAGCTTCCCGTGATGATCTCTGCAGCATTGATAGCATTGGCCATCCCGTTCGTTCCATTGGCTGTGGTGTGCACGACTGTCCTGCCGCCAAAATCAACGCCCTGGATCTCGAAAGGAGAATTTCCAAAATCAAAACCTGGCTGGATGGCCCCGTCGCGTTCACCCATTAAAATAAAATCGGGATTTTCTTTTTTCAATCTGTAGGCAAGTTCTATGTCTCCTACCGGGATGATCCTCTCTGCGCCCTGGGCAACAACATAGCAAGCCGTAGAAAAAGCGCGGAAAACATCAATGATTACCGCGAGACCCCTCGCTTTTTTTGCGCCCTCGATATTCTGCAATATTTCTATTTCCATAGATTTCTTCAGTTATATTTCTGTTATTTTCGCTCCCGCTGCCAGCGTTCTTTCGTCCATATTATAAATGGCATCGAGAAACGCGACTTTGAAACTGGCGGGACCTTCGATCTTTTTTTTCACTGCCAATTCCGCAGCGAGGCCGAAACAGGCCAGAGCGCCCGCGCTTGCGAGAGCTTGATCGTGATCAACGGCGCAAAATGCTGCAACTGCCGTAGTGGACATGCATCCCGTACCCGTGATCCTGGGCAGCCAGGAATTTCCATTGTCGACGACATAAACTATCTTGCCGTCGGAAACGATATCCCTCTTTCCTGTCGCAATAACGGTAGCCTTTGTTTTCGCTGCATATTTTTTCACCGCAGATACAAGATCGATCGAACTGCCGACGCTTTCCACTCCCCTGACCTTTCCTCCCGCTCCGCTCAAGATCCCGATCTCTCCGGCATTGCCTTTGATGACCGAAATATGCAATTTTTCCATAAGCTGTTCACACGTTTTTGTCCGATATGACGTTGCCCCCGCTCCCACCGCATCAAGCACTATCGGGATCCCTTTTTTGTTGGCAACAGCGCCTGCCAAGAGCATCGCCTCGATCCAATATTCCGTCAGAGTCCCGATATTCAAAACCAGAGCGCCCGCATTTTTTGTCATCTCTTCCATTTCTTCATGGGCATGAGCCATGACGGGAAGCGCTCCCAGAAAGAGCGTCACATTCGCCGTGTCGTTCATCACCACAAGATTAGTGATGTGATGTATGAGCGGTTTTTGTTTTTTTATCTCGCCCAATAATTCCGAAACCCGGGTATTTATTTTATCCACGTTGTTGTTTGTTATTTTTAACATTTATGAATATTTTCAAGAGTTCTTCGGCCGCCCGCTTCGGGTCCCTGGCCGGCATGATCGCTGAGACAACCGCAACGCCATCGGCTATTTTCGCGACTTCTCCGGCATTTTTCATATTGATGCCTCCGATCGCAACCACAGGAATTGAAACCGCATTCTTTATGTTCTTCAATCCCTCCAGACCGATGGCGGGAGAAGCATCCGGTTTTGTCGAGGTCGGGAAAATAGGACCTGCGCCGATATAGTCCGCTCCATCTTTTTCGGCCCTGATCGCCTCTTCAACGCTGCTTGCCGACACGCCGAGGATCATCGCATCCCCGATCATTTCTTTCGCCTTCAGAGCCGGCATGTCTTTCTGTCCCAAATGGATCCCTTGGGCGCCGATCGCCATGGCAGCTTTGATGTTGTCATTAATGATAAGCGGAATTTTCCCCTGCGTTATTTTCATCAATTCTTTCCCGACAGCGATCAATTCTTCATCGCTGGCATCCTTGTCCCGAAGCTGTATGATCGTTGCTCCGCCCAAGACAGCCCGTCTCACAACATCAGTTATCAACCTTGATCCGGCCAGCTTCCTGTCGGTTATGACATAAAGGCTAAAACCAAGATTATTTTTCATCTTCATGTGAAAATACATATTAATATAAATATATCGCAATATAAGTAGAATCTAAAATGCTTTATTGTTTCATCTTATAATTTATTTCTGTTGAAACAGTTATTAATCGGGCCATTGCGAGCGACCAGAAGGAGCGTGGCAATCCCTTATCCAAGCCATAAATACGAGATTGCGGAGTTTACCCTGAGTAAGCTCGAAGGGTCGTACCTCCCTGTCTACCGGTCAGGCAGGCTCGCAATGACAAGCAGAATTAGCACTATTTCATCATAAACTAATTAATATATTCACTGAAACCTAATGGCGTTCCCTTAGATCTATCAAATGTTGATATTGCCAATTGCGTTCCTTGGCTATGGCATCGTTGGAATCCGTGGCTCTACAAATAGCCTGCTGAGCATAAATTGCTGAACCGATAGAATGTCTGGGAACATGCGCGGTCGCAACCGCCTGGCCGCAAGCTCGGGCAGCAGAGCGGGCCGCATCATCCTCCCCCGCTTCACGAGCGGCGGCATGAGAGTCAAGCGAAGCTTTGCGAATAACCGCCATTTTGAATATTCCCGTATTTATCCATTCCTGGAGTGTTTCCAGAGCTTGCCGGGGACGACGGTCTTGGGGATGTTTTTTCTCAAAATATGGCAAAATGCGCTTGGCGCAATCGATCGCCCAAACAGCCAAAGTTTTCTTCTCGGTTTTTTTCACAAGCTCTAAAGTTGCCTCGTCCCTGAACGAAACTAAGGACCTTGGTCTTTTCATATTTTTAAAATTATAGGGGATCAGACGCCAATCGTCAACTCTTTAGTTCCACGGACTCAAAAATTCCCACAAAGACGCGATCAAAAATATCGGCAGCACAAGACAATAGATCCACAAAATATCCCGCAGCGCTTCCCTGGGAATCCCGAACCACATAAATCCTGCGTTTTTGAGCCGCGAACGGAACATGGAGAGGCCCGCCTGGATGCCCGCTCCGGCAGCAAGCGAATATGCGAGGAGTTGCATAAACACGACGGAAAAATAATAGAAAGCCTGCTTCGGATGAATCAACCGGCTTATATGATCAGAATCAACTGAAACAATTCCCCCGACCCATCCTCTATATGCAACCACAGGATAGGGAAAAATAATCCCGAACCCTCCCAAAGTATCAGCCGCCGCCCCGATAGAATTACCGCCAAAATCAGCCAGCCCTTTTGATAGTTGACTCTTCTGA
This genomic window from Candidatus Paceibacterota bacterium contains:
- a CDS encoding 2-phosphosulfolactate phosphatase, with translation MEIEILQNIEGAKKARGLAVIIDVFRAFSTACYVVAQGAERIIPVGDIELAYRLKKENPDFILMGERDGAIQPGFDFGNSPFEIQGVDFGGRTVVHTTANGTNGMANAINAAEIITGSFVNVAAIIEYIRSKNPENISLVCTGTANETILDEDAVCARYIRNALLGEPNDFGAIVEHLKTAGFAKHFFDPKIESHPEGDFHLCIALDRFSFILKAEPYEDGLVYLKRIEMKK
- the thiM gene encoding hydroxyethylthiazole kinase, producing MLKITNNNVDKINTRVSELLGEIKKQKPLIHHITNLVVMNDTANVTLFLGALPVMAHAHEEMEEMTKNAGALVLNIGTLTEYWIEAMLLAGAVANKKGIPIVLDAVGAGATSYRTKTCEQLMEKLHISVIKGNAGEIGILSGAGGKVRGVESVGSSIDLVSAVKKYAAKTKATVIATGKRDIVSDGKIVYVVDNGNSWLPRITGTGCMSTTAVAAFCAVDHDQALASAGALACFGLAAELAVKKKIEGPASFKVAFLDAIYNMDERTLAAGAKITEI
- the thiE gene encoding thiamine phosphate synthase, translated to MKMKNNLGFSLYVITDRKLAGSRLITDVVRRAVLGGATIIQLRDKDASDEELIAVGKELMKITQGKIPLIINDNIKAAMAIGAQGIHLGQKDMPALKAKEMIGDAMILGVSASSVEEAIRAEKDGADYIGAGPIFPTSTKPDASPAIGLEGLKNIKNAVSIPVVAIGGINMKNAGEVAKIADGVAVVSAIMPARDPKRAAEELLKIFINVKNNKQQRG
- a CDS encoding putative immunity protein — its product is MKRPRSLVSFRDEATLELVKKTEKKTLAVWAIDCAKRILPYFEKKHPQDRRPRQALETLQEWINTGIFKMAVIRKASLDSHAAAREAGEDDAARSAARACGQAVATAHVPRHSIGSAIYAQQAICRATDSNDAIAKERNWQYQHLIDLRERH